A genomic window from Fusarium oxysporum Fo47 chromosome VIII, complete sequence includes:
- a CDS encoding kinase-like domain-containing protein, with amino-acid sequence MSLHEQHSIPTDTEQEIRSKVEQVLKGTTFAVSSLRKLSGGTANFMYHATLEKPSTQDKYQNGVVIKQGEGYVALHPAFKIATSRCAIEYESLVHLAELPPKETPSCRISTPEAYYFNQDSNTQVQEYLSEALSLKDYALKYYAAPTPPTLKEQCEQLGHGLGSWLRAFHSWSQEPKQAALRETFAGNKEMQGLKNMINYQQLLQVVDRRPEILGDARDVLQGVSDLAAGELADESALYPIHGDFWTGNILLPDTPLVKGTHTPIRIVDWEMVQIGVRPLDLGQVIAELWQLKLYKDIAAGEWLIRAFADAYGAVSDDFAYRTVIHVGVHLICFGSQTPGWGDAEQQKDVVRIGKEIIVRAWSRDRGYFVGHVLDSLFRN; translated from the exons ATGTCTTTACACGAACAACACAGCATTCCCACAGATACCGAGCAGGAAATTAGGTCCAAAGTAGAGCAAGTCCTCAAAGGAACCACTTTTGCTGTATCAAGCCTACGAAAGCTCAGTGGTGGTACTGCCAACTTCATGTACCATGCTACTCTCGAGAAGCCATCGACTCAAGACAAATATCAAAATGGCGTCGTGATCAAGCAGGGCGAGGGCTACGTTGCACTTCATCCTGCATTCAAGATTGCAACTTCTCGATGT GCTATCGAGTATGAGTCTCTTGTTCACCTTGCTGAACTCCCGCCAAAAGAAACGCCATCATGCAGAATATCAACTCCAGAGGCATATTACTTCAACCAGGATAGCAATACTCAAGTCCAAGAATATCTCTCAGAAGCCCTCAGTCTGAAAGACTATGCCCTCAAATACTACGCTGCCCCCACACCCCCAACTCTTAAAGAGCAATGCGAGCAGCTCGGCCATGGTCTTGGATCTTGGCTTCGTGCGTTCCACAGCTGGAGCCAAGAACCTAAGCAAGCAGCCCTACGAGAGACGTTTGCGGGGAACAAGGAGATGCAGGGTCTCAAGAACATGATCAATTACCAACAGCTGCTGCAGGTGGTGGATCGACGCCCCGAGATTCTTGGCGATGCAAGGGACGTTTTGCAGGGTGTCAGTGATCTGGCTGCCGGGGAACTTGCAGATGAATCAGCATTATATCCCATTCATGGTGACTTCTGGACTGGAAA TATCTTACTCCCTGACACTCCTCTGGTAAAAGGCACTCACACTCCCATTCGTATTGTTGACTGGGAGATGGTTCAGATTGGTGTTCGGCCTCTAGATCTCGGCCAGGTCATTGCTGAGCTTTGGCAACTCAAGCTATATAAGGACATTGCTGCAGGGGAGTGGCTCATTCGCGCATTTGCTGATGCCTACGGTGCTGTGAGTGATGACTTTGCTTACCGCACAGTTATCCATGTTGGTGTTCACTTGATCTGCTTTGGATCTCAGACGCCAGGATGGGGCGATGCTGAGCAACAGAAGGACGTGGTCAGAATAGGCAAGGAGATCATAGTCAGAGCCTGGAGTAGAGATCGTGGCTACTTCGTCGGACATGTTCTTGATAGCCTGTTCAGAAACTAG
- a CDS encoding mitochondrial carrier domain-containing protein has protein sequence MSTTVGAFIAGGIAACGAVTATHPFETVKIRMQLQGELQNKGHQPHHYRGPIHGVSVIVRNEGVRNIYRGIGAAYIYQVLLNGCRLGFYDPMRNALASFFLKDGKAQNLGINMFCGAASGVIGAAAGSPFFLVKTRLQSFSAFRPVGTQHHYRGAWHGFKSIYGTEGISGLYRGVQAAMIRTAFGSSVQLPTYFFAKRRLVRHFDMEEGPGLHLASSAISGFVVCCVMHPPDTIMSRMYNQNGNLYSSVADCLSKTIRSEGLFALYKGFFPHLARILPHTILTLSLAEQTNKLVRKIEDRILPGRLEMAT, from the exons ATGTCGACCACTGTTGG CGCCTTCATTGCTGGCGGCATTGCCGCCTGCGGTGCTGTTACTGCAACACATCCTTTTGAGACGGTCAAAATTCG TATGCAGTTGCAAGGCGAGCTTCAGAACAAGGGCCACCAACCTCACCATTACAGAGGACCGATCCATGGTGTGAGCGTCATTGTGCGCAACGAAGGTGTCCGTAATATCTACCGCGGAATTGGTGCGGCCTATATCTACCAAGTCCTTCTCAATGGCTGCCGTCTCGGCTTCTACGACCCTATGCGCAATGCGCTCGCgagcttcttcctcaaggACGGAAAAGCCCAGAATCTGGGCATCAATATGTTCTGCGGTGCAGCCTCGGGCGTCATCGGCGCCGCCGCCGGAAGCCCCTTCTTCCTTGTCAAGACCCGTTTACAGAGTTTCTCGGCGTTCCGACCCGTTGGCACACAGCACCACTATCGGGGCGCATGGCATGGCTTCAAGTCTATCTATGGAACTGAGGGTATCAGTGGTCTCTACCGTGGTGTGCAGGCTGCCATGATCAGGACTGCTTTTGGCAGCTCTGTTCAGCTTCCCACATACTTCTTCGCTAAGCGTCGCCTGGTTCGTCATTTTGATATGGAAGAGGGCCCCGGTCTGCACTTGGCTTCCAGTGCTATCAGTGGCTTCGTTGTATGCTGCGTGATGCATCCTCCTG ACACCATCATGTCCCGTATGTACAACCAGAACGGCAATCTTTACAGCAGCGTTGCCGATTGTCTCTCCAAAACCATTCGTTCCGAGGGTCTCTTTGCTCTGTACAAGGGATTCTTCCCTCATCTTGCCCGAATTCTACCCCACACCATCCTTACTCTGAGCTTAGCTGAGCAGACCAATAAGCTGGTCCGCAAGATCGAGGATCGCATTCTCCCCGGAAGGTTGGAGATGGCGACTtaa
- a CDS encoding signal recognition particle 9 kDa protein-domain-containing protein, with translation MVYLKTSQEWLDQSMALLEARPATTLITTTYKLKPGPTRPDADGDTPVTKPPRGALVLKAYDPIGGATIKYRTTKAQEVTRLIHASLGRLGRSMAAVPDVPEVTMADGDGATPAEESQAATPTPQAAQGGGGGKKKKKGKK, from the exons ATGGTGTATCTCAAGACAAGCCAGGAATGGCTCGACCAGTCCATGGCTCTCCTAGAGGCCCGTCCTGCCACC ACTCTCATTACCACAACATACAAGCTCAAACCTGGCCCTACGCGACCTGATGCAGACGGCGACACACCCGTCACCAAGCCCCCACGCGGCGCTCTCGTCCTCAAGGCCTACGATCCCATTGGCGGCGCAACCATCAAGTACCGCACCACGAAGGCGCAGGAGGTTACTCGTTTGATACATGCTTCTCTGGGTCGGCTAGGAAGGAGTATGGCTGCGGTGCCGGATGTACCTGAAGTGACAATGGCAGATGGCGATGGTGCAACTCCTGCGGAGGAGTCACAAGCTGCTACGCCGACACCGCAGGCGGCACAAGGGGGTGGaggtggaaagaagaagaagaagggcaagaaatAA
- a CDS encoding ribonucleotide reductase, whose protein sequence is MAAQITPSKQAASAIENFKMESPVKKLDFGAANKENEPLNKSLDTTDLKTKIVEEPKKEETKAAVAPGIKSEEADEPLLQENPQRFVLFPIKYHEIWQMYKKAEASFWTAEEIDLSKDLHDWNNRLTADEQFFVSHILAFFAASDGIVNENLVERFSGEVQIPEARCFYGFQIMMENIHSETYSLLIDTYIKEPAQRTYLFNAIETIPCIRKKADWAIRWIQDKDSSFAQRLVAFAAVEGIFFSGAFASIFWLKKRGLMPGLTFSNELISRDEGLHTDFACLLHSHLKGRASKQMIQDIITDAVTIEQEFLTEALPCALLGMNSDLMKQYIEFVADRLLVALGNEKVYKATNPFDFMENISLGGKTNFFEKRVADYQKAGVLHSATKKTEEDESPKGENGGDFTFDEDF, encoded by the exons ATGGCTGCGCAAATCACTCCTTCGAAGCAG GCTGCTTCCGCCATTGAGAACTTCAAAATGGAGTCTCccgtcaagaagctcgactTCGGCGCCGCCAACAAGGAGAACGAGCCTTTGAACAAGTCCCTCGATACCACCGACCTCAAGACAAAGATTGTCGaagagcccaagaaggaagagaccAAGGCCGCTGTTGCCCCTGGCATCAAGTCTGAGGAGGCCGATGAGCCTCTCCTTCAGGAGAACCCCCAACGTTTCGTTCTCTTTCCCATCAAGTACCATGAG ATTTGGCAAATGtacaagaaggctgaggcttCCTTCTGgactgctgaggagattgatcTTTCCAAGGATCTCCATGACTGGAACAACCGCCTGACTGCCGATGAGCAGTTCTTCGTCTCTCACATCCTTGCTTTCTTCGCTGCGTCTGATGGTATTGTCAACGAGAACCTCGTCGAGCGATTCAGTGGCGAGGTCCAGATCCCCGAGGCTCGTTGCTTCTACGGCTTCCAGATCATGATGGAGAACATCCACTCCGAGACCTACTCCCTGCTCATTGACACCTACATCAAGGAGCCCGCCCAGCGAACCTACCTCTTTAACGCCATTGAGACCATCCCCTGCATCCGAAAGAAGGCCGACTGGGCCATCCGATGGATCCAGGATAAGGACTCCTCCTTTGCCCAGCGTCTCGTTGCTTTCGCTGCTGTTGAGGGTATCTTCTTCAGTGGTGCCTTCGCCTCTATCTTCTGGCTCAAGAAGCGTGGTCTCATGCCCGGTCTGACCTTCTCCAACGAGCTCATCTCTCGTGATGAGGGTCTTCACACTGACTTTGCCTGCCTCCTCCACTCTCACCTCAAGGGTCGTGCCAGCAAGCAGATGATCCAGGATATCATTACTGATGCCGTCACCATTGAGCAGGAGTTCCTCACTGAGGCTCTTCCCTGCGCCCTTCTCGGCATGAACTCTGACCTCATGAAGCAGTACATTGAGTTCGTCGCTGATCGTCTCCTTGTCGCGCTTGGCAACGAGAAGGTTTACAAGGCCACCAACCCCTTCGACTTCATGGAGAACATCTCCCTCGGTGGCAAGACCAACTTCTTCGAGAAGCGTGTTGCCGACTACCAGAAGGCCGGTGTCCTCCACAGTGCCACTAAGAAGACTGAGGAGGACGAGTCCCCCAAGGGTGAGAACGGCGGTGACTTCACCTTTGACGAGGATTTCTAA
- a CDS encoding WD40-repeat-containing domain protein has protein sequence MSSTPMDVDRSNTPNGASLNIHRTIGTTASVSNLSDVIGSFRPTKLFRRDDIKDSRPQPHVLSLDYDDEGQLVMASASDETIQIYHVKEGRHDKSLVSKKYGVKLAKFTHTASSIIYASTKQNDAIRYLATHDNSFIRYFEGHEGPVTSLAVHPGSDNFISCSQDNTVRLWDTQTKNCQGQLFLRSPYLTAYDPSGTVFAVACTSSGTILLYDARNYDKAPFATVDIVEQCRKVDSQCLNKGWTKLEFSNDGKSLLVGTRGNGHFLLDAFEGTLKAYLQKPNGGTRRLAVGETASGGSSSSDSSNIESSGECCFAPDGRYVLSGSKKDVLVWDTMAAPNDNKVLEPSWTLPDKREAAVLAFNPRYNFFATADQELLFWLPDPHA, from the exons ATGTCCTCAACGCCGATGGATGTAGATAGGTCTAATACACCAAATGGCGCATCGCTTAACATCCACCGGACCATTGGCACCACCGCCTCCGTGTCTAATCTGTCCGATGTCATAGGCAGCTTTCGTCCCACCAAG CTCTTCAGAcgtgatgatatcaaggacaGTCGCCCACAGCCTCATGTACTGTCCCTCGACTACGATGACGAAGGCCAACTCGTCATGGCCTCGGCCAGCGACGAGACGATACAGATCTACCACGTCAAAGAGGGCAGACATGACAAGAGCCTAGTCAGTAAAAAATACGGAGTGAAACTGGCCAAATTCACACACACAGCTTCAAGCATAATCTATGCCAGCACAAAACAGAACG ACGCTATCCGATATCTTGCCACACATGATAATTCATTCATCAGATACTTTGAAGGTCACGAGGGACCTGTAACTTCACTGGCTGTTCACCCGGGCAGCGACAACTTCATCTCATGCTCACAAGACAACACTGTGCGCCTCTGGGACACACAAACTAAGAACTGTCAAGGTCAACTATTTCTTCGATCACCCTACCTCACCGCATACGACCCGTCTGGAACTGTGTTTGCCGTCGCCTGTACGAGTAGCGGCACAATATTACTCTACGATGCGCGAAACTATGACAAGGCTCCTTTTGCGACGGTTGATATTGTCGAACAGTGCAGGAAGGTAGATTCACAATGCCTCAACAAGGGATGGACAAAACTTGAATTCTCGAATGATGGAAAGTCGTTACTTGTTGGAACTCGTGGTAATGGCCACTTCCTCCTGGACGCTTTCGAGGGCACCCTGAAAGCATATCTTCAAAAGCCAAACGGCGGGACTCGACGATTGGCTGTAGGAGAAACAGCATCGGGTGGTAGCTCATCGTCAGATTCGTCAAACATAGAGAGCAGTGGCGAGTGCTGTTTCGCTCCCGATGGGCGTTATGTTCTAAGTGGCTCCAAGAAGGATGTCCTGGTCTGGGATACTATGGCGGCTCCCAACGATAACAAAGTTCTGGAACCGAGCTGGACACTGCCTGATAAGAGAGAGGCAGCTGTCCTAGCCTTCAACCCCCGGTACAACTTCTTCGCTACGGCTGACCAGGAGCTGTTGTTCTGGCTGCCCGATCCTCATGCCTAA
- a CDS encoding ankyrin repeat-containing domain protein, with translation MDQPKQRTIAHLNAMPVEMIHLITDEISLLKEPYKGLLYLALACKSLKAIVLPRLYDKDAKDSLKLDHQQPLALQWATWFGALETAKGSLEALERTGTNVEDKINQPFQNDRLYTLRYKTVQRTGPLGPAYGYLHWGSRSSLLHLACLRGNTAIATLLLDNGFKPNTPDGKRLPPLAYALNEDVAKLLISRGADVDATHDTDETALCHLVSWGPMDDCDWSKETNMPKSKGALNALDTRHNHFSTIRYLVQQANADIYANTIRNVSPLLFAINKRYVEAVQLLLEAGASPNPINSETGQKRLLLADALKRNQNHEIVKILLEAGAEADFDTMPEGDLSQAQGEALPIMNLITSLSNPLYAKTEVDIAKLVCGKIRHFNKVIDGHTPLWYYVRKGRGDIGLVLIEHGACPKLANVEVREDTVPRLIALE, from the exons ATGGATCAGCCCAAACAAAGAACGATTGCGCATCTCAATG CTATGCCTGTTGAGATGATACATCTCATAACAGATGAGATCTCCTTGCTAAAGGAGCCTTACAAGGGCCTGCTCTACTTGGCACTGGCCTGCAAAAGTCTCAAAGCGATTGTCCTTCCACGTCTGTACGACAAAGATGCAAAAGACTCACTCAAACTCGATCATCAACAGCCCCTAGCTCTTCAATGGGCGACCTGGTTTGGTGCCCTCGAAACAGCAAAAGGCTCCCTGGAAGCTCTAGAGCGGACCGGCACAAATGTCGAAGATAAGATTAACCAGCCTTTCCAAAATGACCGTCTCTACACCTTAAGATACAAGACCGTCCAGAGGACGGGTCCTTTAGGCCCGGCCTATGGGTATTTGCACTGGGGAAGCCGGAGCAGCCTTTTGCACCTAGCCTGCCTGCGTGGGAACACAGCAATCGCCACATTACTATTGGACAATGGTTTCAAACCAAATACGCCAGATGGGAAGAGACTACCTCCTTTGGCATACGCGTTAAATGAAGATGTG GCCAAACTGCTCATCAGCAGAGGAGCGGACGTCGATGCCACACACGACACCGACGAAACAGCTTTATGCCATCTCGTTTCTTGGGGACCAATGGATGACTGCGATTGGAGCAAAGAAACCAACATGCCCAAGAGCAAGGGTGCTCTGAATGCTCTGGACACTCGTCACAATCACTTCAGCACTATTCGTTATCTTGTCCAACAGGCCAACGCAGACATATACGCAAATACCATAAGGAACGTCAGTCCCCTACTTTTTGCCATAAACAAGCGATACGTCGAAGCTGTCCAGCTTCTTCTAGAAGCGGGTGCTTCGCCAAATCCGATCAACAGCGAGACAGGTCAGAAGCGGTTATTGCTAGCAGATGCGCTCAAGcgaaaccagaaccacgagATTGTTAAAATTTTACTGGAGGCTGGAGCTGAAGCCGACTTTGATACAATGCCAGAAGGTGACCTTTCGCAGGCGCAGGGCGAAGCGCTTCCCATTATGAATCTGATAACGTCACTGAGCAATCCATTATATGCAAAGACAGAAGTTGACATAGCCAAACTTGTCTGTGGGAAGATAAGACACTTTAATAAGGTCATTGATGGGCATACACCGTTGTGGTATTACGTTAGAAAGGGAAGAGGGGATATTGGTCTGGTTTTGATAGAGCATGGAGCATGCCCCAAGTTGGCAAATGTGGAAGTCCGTGAAGATACCGTTCCGAGACTAATCGCACTCGAATAG